One region of Gossypium raimondii isolate GPD5lz chromosome 6, ASM2569854v1, whole genome shotgun sequence genomic DNA includes:
- the LOC105774815 gene encoding uncharacterized protein LOC105774815 yields the protein MGDSSTSYIHMVQHMIEKCLIFNMTKEECMEALSKHANIKPVITSTVWNELEKENKEFFEAYAQSQSKQDRMSEEETSRMIQKMISDSSSKDPDK from the exons ATGGGGGATTCTTCAACTTCCTACATACACATG GTGCAGCACATGATAGAAAAATGTTTGATCTTCAACATGACAAAAGAAGAGTGCATGGAAGCACTTTCAAAGCATGCAAATATTAAACCTGTCATCACCTCTACTG tTTGGAATGAGCTTGAAAAGGAAAACAAGGAATTCTTTGAAGCCTATGCACAATCTCAAAGCAAACAAGACCGAATGTCCGAGGAAGAGACGAGCCGAATGATCCAGAAGATGATCTCGGATTCCTCTAGTAAAGACCCTGACAAATGA
- the LOC105774328 gene encoding caffeoylshikimate esterase, translated as MELDNGSVQYDEEYILNSRGLKLFTCKWIPVNEEPKGLIFICHGYALESSITMSSAANRLVKAGFAVYGIDYEGHGKSSGLQGYISSFNNVVDDCSNFFTRICEKKENKRRMRILLGESLGGAVLLMIHRKMPDYWDGAVLVAPMCKIADKMKPHPLVTSVLKKLCNFIPTWRMIPGPDVIDTGYKMPEIRAQIRGNPYCYKGRPRLNTGLELLKMSIEVEQRLNEVSLPFIILQGEDDKVTDKAVSQQLYDVASISDKTLKLYPGMWHGLLYGETPENTEIVFSDIVDWLNQRFELRSSRLERELKHQNDEIFISKDIF; from the exons atg gaGCTTGACAATGGAAGTGTTCAATATGATGAG GAATATATCTTGAATTCTCGAGGTTTAAAGCTATTTACATGCAAATGGATTCCAGTGAATGAAGAACCCAAAGGTTTAATCTTCATCTGCCATGGTTATGCCCTGGAGTCCAGCATCACCATGAGCT CTGCAGCAAATCGGTTGGTGAAAGCAGGATTTGCAGTTTATGGAATAGATTATGAAGGGCATGGGAAGTCATCTGGTTTGCAAGGCTATATCTCAAGTTTTAACAATGTTGTTGATGATTGCTCCAATTTTTTCACTCGAATATGTG agaaaaaagagaacaaAAGGAGGATGAGAATTTTGCTAGGGGAATCACTGGGAGGAGCAGTGTTGTTGATGATACACAGGAAAATGCCAGACTATTGGGATGGGGCAGTCCTTGTTGCCCCCATGTGTAAG ATTGCAGATAAAATGAAGCCACATCCTTTAGTGACAAGTGTTTTGAAAAAGCTTTGCAATTTTATTCCAACTTGGAGAATGATTCCAGGTCCAGATGTCATTGATACTGGTTACAAAATGCCTGAGATAAGGGCACAG ATTAGAGGAAATCCATATTGCTACAAAGGTCGTCCTCGTTTAAATACAGGCCTGGAACTTCTAAAGATGAGCATTGAGGTTGAACAAAGGCTTAATGAg GTTTCATTACCATTTATAATTCTTCAAGGAGAAGATGATAAAGTAACAGATAAAGCTGTAAGCCAACAACTATACGATGTGGCATCGATTTCAGACAAGACATTGAAGCTATATCCTGGAATGTGGCATGGCCTGTTATATGGTGAAACACCAGAGAACACCGAAATTGTGTTTTCAGACATTGTCGACTGGTTAAACCAAAGGTTTGAATTAAGAAGTTCAAGGTTAGAGAGGGAATTGAAGCATCAAAATGATGAGATTTTTATTTCCAAAGACATTTTCTAA